A window of Euwallacea similis isolate ESF13 chromosome 10, ESF131.1, whole genome shotgun sequence contains these coding sequences:
- the axed gene encoding uncharacterized protein axed isoform X2 gives MVLRSRGDKVMDESYCSVITAQESCCCSAFVALMVDETEAVARIPLEGATPSDLPTRNRTTRDAMVQVAHDPNDELERPVESAEGQSVPHDLKRLGAVTDEAYRVVATSMMADQINQTNPVVALALMETALVNRNVPLAKHYIDTLPGLIQKENTFEVLQSISKWIHPSEADRQLNFEPSAPPLVDNNHERNDNWMKEPLNRLRNNILLEIDKNGDYFLKSKEFKQLHYQDVLDICSRDTLKVTGEMVIYCAIMSWAEAECLRKGLVGNEDPNIKSVLKDLIYAPRYGLMSKREFRTRTVEGHRGPDRIGIPSDLNERIVRYIAQKSKKKTPSEELPHKMSRERNAKVKIRQESSSTKDKVIVNCLTCFTAVFD, from the exons ATGGTCTTGCGGTCCAGGGGTGACAAAGTTATGGATGAAAG CTATTGTAGTGTAATTACCGCTCAAGAGTCGTGTTGTTGTAGTGCTTTTGTAGCCCTTATGGTGGATGAGACTGAAGCGGTGGCCAGGATTCCTCTAGAAGGGGCGACTCCCAGTGATCT ACCAACCAGAAACCGAACTACAAGAGACGCGATGGTGCAAGTTGCCCATGACCCTAACGATGAGCTGGAGAGGCCAGTTGAATCTGCGGAAGGTCAGAGCGTACCTCACGACCTCAAAAGGCTCGGAGCGGTGACCGATGAGGCCTACAGGGTTGTTGCCAC CTCAATGATGGCAGACCAGATCAACCAGACCAACCCTGTAGTGGCCTTGGCCTTGATGGAAACCGCCCTCGTTAATCGAAACGTGCCCCTTGCCAAGCACTATATCGACACTTTACCTGGACtaatacaaaaagaaaatacctTTGAGGTCCTGCAAAGCATTAGCAAGTGGATCCATCCCTCAGAGGCGGACCGACAGCTCAACTTCGAGCCCTCAGCCCCGCCACTGGTCGACAACAACCATGAGCGCAACGACAATTGg ATGAAAGAGCCTCTGAACCGGCTGAGAAATAACATTCTGCTGGAAATCGACAAGAACGGCGATTATTTCCTGAAAAGTAAAGAATTCAAGCAGCTGCATTATCAAGATGTCCTGGATATATGCAGTAGAGACACCCTTAAGGTGACCGGGGAAATGGTGATTTATTGTGCAATTATGAGCTGGGCAGAGGCGGAGTGTCTAAGAAAGGGCCTCGTGGGGAACGAGGATCCGAACATTAAATCCGTCCTTAAGGATCTCATTTACGCCCCTAG GTACGGTCTTATGTCCAAAAGGGAGTTTCGTACTCGTACCGTTGAAGGTCATAGAGGACCGGATCGCATAGGCATCCCTTCGGACCTCAATGAAAGGATTGTGAGGTACATAGCGCAAAAATCAAAGAAGAAAACACCAAGTGAGGAGCTCCCCCACAAGATGTCGCGCGAAAGGAATGCCAAAGTCAAAATAAGACAGGAGAGCTCCTCAACCAAAGATAAAGTAATCGTCAACTGTCTCACCTGCTTCACAGCAGTCTTCGACTGA
- the axed gene encoding uncharacterized protein axed isoform X1, producing the protein MVQVAHDPNDELERPVESAEGQSVPHDLKRLGAVTDEAYRVVATSMMADQINQTNPVVALALMETALVNRNVPLAKHYIDTLPGLIQKENTFEVLQSISKWIHPSEADRQLNFEPSAPPLVDNNHERNDNWMKEPLNRLRNNILLEIDKNGDYFLKSKEFKQLHYQDVLDICSRDTLKVTGEMVIYCAIMSWAEAECLRKGLVGNEDPNIKSVLKDLIYAPRYGLMSKREFRTRTVEGHRGPDRIGIPSDLNERIVRYIAQKSKKKTPSEELPHKMSRERNAKVKIRQESSSTKDKVIVNCLTCFTAVFD; encoded by the exons ATGGTGCAAGTTGCCCATGACCCTAACGATGAGCTGGAGAGGCCAGTTGAATCTGCGGAAGGTCAGAGCGTACCTCACGACCTCAAAAGGCTCGGAGCGGTGACCGATGAGGCCTACAGGGTTGTTGCCAC CTCAATGATGGCAGACCAGATCAACCAGACCAACCCTGTAGTGGCCTTGGCCTTGATGGAAACCGCCCTCGTTAATCGAAACGTGCCCCTTGCCAAGCACTATATCGACACTTTACCTGGACtaatacaaaaagaaaatacctTTGAGGTCCTGCAAAGCATTAGCAAGTGGATCCATCCCTCAGAGGCGGACCGACAGCTCAACTTCGAGCCCTCAGCCCCGCCACTGGTCGACAACAACCATGAGCGCAACGACAATTGg ATGAAAGAGCCTCTGAACCGGCTGAGAAATAACATTCTGCTGGAAATCGACAAGAACGGCGATTATTTCCTGAAAAGTAAAGAATTCAAGCAGCTGCATTATCAAGATGTCCTGGATATATGCAGTAGAGACACCCTTAAGGTGACCGGGGAAATGGTGATTTATTGTGCAATTATGAGCTGGGCAGAGGCGGAGTGTCTAAGAAAGGGCCTCGTGGGGAACGAGGATCCGAACATTAAATCCGTCCTTAAGGATCTCATTTACGCCCCTAG GTACGGTCTTATGTCCAAAAGGGAGTTTCGTACTCGTACCGTTGAAGGTCATAGAGGACCGGATCGCATAGGCATCCCTTCGGACCTCAATGAAAGGATTGTGAGGTACATAGCGCAAAAATCAAAGAAGAAAACACCAAGTGAGGAGCTCCCCCACAAGATGTCGCGCGAAAGGAATGCCAAAGTCAAAATAAGACAGGAGAGCTCCTCAACCAAAGATAAAGTAATCGTCAACTGTCTCACCTGCTTCACAGCAGTCTTCGACTGA
- the Vps45 gene encoding vacuolar protein sorting-associated protein 45: MNVIGAVKAYVDKMTNESEPGMKVLLMDKETTSIISMVYSQSEIQQKEVFLLERIDSPNYANSTGLRYLKCLVFLRPTQVNIEMLCRELRNPKYGAYYIYFSNIIAKADIKLLAENDEQEVVKEVFELYMDYLAVNPHLFSMGIQCCMERQSWNPNALQRTVQGLVSVLLSLKKSPIIRYQANSKLAKDLGGRIEDVMNKESSLFAFGQSGHSLLLILDRRDDPITPLLTQWTYQAMVHELLTINNNRVNLSNVPGVSKELLEVVLSAEQDPFYAKNIFMNYGDIGQNIKQLMEQFQAKAKSHQKIESISDMKNFVESYPQFKKLSGNVTKHVTVVGELSSMVTKYHLLDVSEVEQEISSQSDHSAHLNSIKKLIQDDKIRHADAAKLVMLYALRYQSQSNNETYHLIEMLKKRGVSDKLIKGVVYLLEYAGSHARQSNLFNVDDAVKITKRFFKGLNGVDNVYTQHKPLLHDTLEDLVNGRLKEHVYPVVGNHSSGLRPQDIVVFIVGGATYEESLTVHSFSKPYPSFNILLGGTTIHNSKSFLEEVETAFQGEDMRLRKHTKHLRNVKFE; this comes from the exons ATGAACGTAATAGGTGCCGTAAAGGCTTATGTGGACAAGATGACCAACGAGAGCGAGCCAGGCATGAAAGTGCTTCTCATGGACAAAGAGACAACCAGCATAATCAGCATGGTGTACAGCCAAAGTGAGATCCAACAAAAAGAGGTGTTTCTGCTGGAACGTATTGACTCTCCTAATTACGCAAACTCTACGGGGCTCCGTTACCTCAAGTGCTTGGTCTTCCTCAGGCCCACGCAGGTCAACATTGAGATGTTGTGCCGAGAGCTGCGTAATCCTAAATATGGTGCATACTACATTTACTTCTCAAATATCATTGCCAAAGCTGACATAAAACTGTTAG CTGAAAATGATGAGCAAGAAGTGGTGAAGGAGGTGTTTGAGTTGTACATGGACTATTTGGCTGTGAATCCACATTTGTTTTCAATGGGCATTCAGTGCTGTATGGAACGACAGTCATGGAATCCCAATGCTCTACAGCGCACTGTGCAGGGTTTGGTTTCAGTGCTTTTGTCATTGAAAAAATCACCAATTATAAG gtatCAAGCTAATTCCAAACTTGCCAAAGACTTAGGAGGGCGCATTGAGGACGTCATGAACAAAGAATCATCCCTCTTTGCTTTTGGGCAGAGTGGACACAGCTTGCTGCTTATTTTGGATAGACGAGATGACCCCATTACTCCTTTGCTGACTCAGTGGACCTACCAAGCCATGGTTCATGAACTGTTGACCATCAATAACAACAGAGTGAATTTATCCAATGTCCCAG GTGTATCTAAGGAGCTCTTAGAGGTGGTCCTTTCTGCTGAACAAGACCCTTTTTATGCAAAGAACATTTTCATGAATTATGGTGATATTGGACAAAACATCAAGCAGCTGATGGAGCAGTTTCAGGCCAAAGCAAAGAGTCATCAGAAGATTGAAAGCATTTCTGacatgaaaaattttgttgagtcTTACCCACAATTCAAAAAGCTCTCAGGGAATGTGACAAAACATGTGACAGTAGTGGGGGAGCTTAGCTCTATGGTGACCAAATACCATTTACTAGATGTGTCTGAAGTGGAGCAGGAAATCAGCTCTCAAAGTGATCATTCAGCCCATTTGAACAGTATCAAAAAGCTCATCCAAGATGACAAAATTCGACATGCAGATGCTGCAAAGTTGGTCATGTTGTATGCTTTAAGGTACCAAAGTCAGAGTAACAATGAAACATACCATCTCattgaaatgttgaaaaaaagaGGAGTTTCTGATAAACTGATTAAAGGAGTTGTGTATCTACTCGAATACGCAGGTTCTCATGCCAGGCAAAGCAACCTCTTCAACGTAGATGACGCAGTGAAAATCACAAAACGATTCTTTAAAGGCCTAAATGGTGTTGATAACGTTTACACCCAACATAAACCCCTGTTACACGACACTTTAGAAGATCTCGTCAATGGCAGACTTAAAGAGCATGTTTACCCAGTAGTAGGAAATCACTCAAGTGGGCTACGGCCTCAAGATATAGTGGTTTTTATAGTGGGTGGAGCCACTTATGAGGAGTCCCTTACAGTGCACAGCTTCAGTAAGCCTTACCCGAGctttaatattttgctgggCGGCACCACTATACACAATTCAAAGAGTTTTTTGGAGGAGGTGGAAACTGCTTTCCAAGGAGAGGACATGAGGTTGCGGAAACACACTAAACATCTAAGAAATGTGAAGTTTGAGTAG
- the LOC136411492 gene encoding meiotic recombination protein DMC1/LIM15 homolog, protein MEMLETPLCETVVINKADDTFTEGTTLTTSSHTEGDIEEEEEVAFLDVEMLQEHGVACEDVKQLQKAGINTIKGVQMCTRRKLLTLKDFNDAKVTKIKDICSKLGQMNSISCFVTALEVSDQRRMVFKLTTGSHNLNNILEGGIESMAITEVFGEARTGKTQIAHTLCVTAQVPGENGYPGGKVVYIDTEHTFRPERIKPISDRFQLDSTAVLENILYARAYNSEHQYELLNSVSQKFHEEPGIFKLLIIDSIMSLFRVDFVGAGEMSERQMKLGLMIFFSQKISEEYNVAVFLTNQITTDLNFSLLNDLKVKPVGGNILAHSSTTRLALKKGKANLRIARVYDSPNLEECETEFVITNGGIADPKSED, encoded by the exons ATGGAAATGCTAGAAACACCTTTGTGCGAAACAGTGGTTATCAATAAGGCCGATGATACATTTACAGAGGGTACTACGTTGACCACCTCCTCCCATACAGAGGGGGACATcgaggaggaggaggaagtTGCTTTTTTGGACGTTGAGATGTTACAGGAGCATGGAGTGGCCTGTGAGGATGTTAAGCAACTGCAGAAGGCCGGAATAAATACTATTAAAG gGGTACAAATGTGCACCAGACGTAAACTATTGACCTTAAAAGATTTTAACGACGCAAAAGTGACCAAAATAAAAGACATTTGCTCCAAATTGGGACAAATGAATTCGATTAGCTGCTTCGTAACTGCTTTGGAGGTTTCTGATCAAAGAAGAATGGTTTTCAAATTGACTACTGGAAGTCACAACTTAAA TAATATCCTTGAAGGAGGGATTGAATCCATGGCTATAACTGAGGTTTTCGGGGAGGCACGCACTGGGAAAACGCAGATTGCACATACTTTGTGTGTGACTGCTCAGGTACCTGGTGAAAACGGCTACCCTGGAGGGAAAGTGGTTTATATTGATACCGAGCATACTTT TCGCCCTGAAAGAATCAAGCCCATATCCGACAGATTCCAGTTGGACTCTACAGCAGTCCTAGAGAACATTCTTTATGCAAGAGCATACAATTCTGAGCATCAATACGAACTCTTAAATAG CGTATCTCAAAAATTCCATGAAGAGCCGGGAATCTTTAAGTTGCTCATCATAGATTCCATAATGTCACTCTTTCGCGTGGATTTTGTGGGAGCCGGTGAAATGTCTGAGAGACAAATGAAGCTAGGATTGATGAT ttttttttcacagaaaatcAGTGAGGAGTACAACGTTGCCGTGTTCCTGACCAATCAGATCACCACAGACTTGAATTTTAGTCTTCTTAACGACTTGAAGGTGAAGCCAGTGGGCGGCAACATTTTGGCCCACTCATCAACGACTAGATTGGCATTGAAAAAAG gAAAAGCCAATCTACGCATTGCCAGAGTGTACGACAGTCCAAATCTGGAAGAATGCGAAACAGAGTTTGTTATCACCAATGGCGGTATCGCTGACCCCAAATCGGAAGATTAA
- the Atx-1 gene encoding uncharacterized protein Atx-1, which translates to MISAGVEGRLPYMTYSEPWSRNPPKQPAEVFLRPHPKLLPPATRTYNGVPNVPTSYPNGGRIGKYPSPPPSSLPVNLTHQKEDVKEEPLSPYSPYRPFPPSPQYSLFPYPSICPQPYMLRTPTFPPTPLSPQEMFSPATPTASSTATFLPPHPDTFNPPTSLVKSSGGVLKRNSPVPNSPLPQSPSFKVPSGKEGSMKHRLLIRPEDSPRPMPLDLQKPPEGRRRLAASTASPPRSPRKHLNNNTVPANFQKGQLVQLGNGELKRIEDMRTEDFVQSAEKNPALRLAESTVVKIEEGKEGHVTITLTYDQRRAQVEVDSTADHPYFVMGHGWASCSPDRTLQCHGLKVHKLQVGDVMVSLAPREPASATSSSSRGTTIMTTATTTAMSARQYSGNYSNTMVTNSTSTNPFMLPSPKNHHHRPLSHSPPKSVRSPDYGQPMGGYYAPPSAQLTPLPLDAESRKRRWSAPDAIEEEEELAKRSRVE; encoded by the exons ATGATTTCCGCCGGAGTAGAAGGACGACTGCCCTACATGACATACTCTGAACCGTGGAGCCGGAACCCTCCAAAGCAGCCCGCTGAGGTGTTCTTAAGACCTCATCCCAAGCTGCTGCCTCCGGCCACACG AACTTACAATGGGGTACCCAACGTGCCCACCTCCTACCCCAACGGAGGCCGGATTGGCAAATACCCTTCCCCGCCGCCCTCCTCCCTCCCAGTCAATCTCACCCACCAAAAAGAGGATGTAAAGGAGGAGCCACTATCACCCTATTCGCCTTACCGGCCCTTCCCTCCAAGTCCCCAATACAGTCTCTTCCCGTATCCTTCAATATGCCCGCAACCATACATGTTGCGGACTCCCACCTTCCCGCCCACCCCATTGAGTCCCCAAGAAATGTTTTCGCCGGCCACCCCTACTGCTAGCAGCACCGCCACCTTTCTTCCGCCCCATCCTGACACCTTCAACCCCCCCACATCGCTGGTGAAGTCAAGTGGGGGGGTGTTGAAGAGGAATTCTCCGGTGCCTAATTCACCCCTGCCCCAAAGCCCCAGTTTCAAGGTCCCCTCGGGAAAAGAAGGGTCAATGAAACATCGGCTGTTGATCAGGCCTGAAGACTCCCCTCGGCCCATGCCGCTGGATCTGCAGAAGCCTCCAGAGGGGCGCAGGCGTCTTGCTGCGAGCACGGCTTCACCCCCAAGGTCTCCAAGAAAGCATTTGAACAACAACACTGTACCGGCTAATTTCCAAAAAGGGCAACTGGTGCAGCTGGGCAATGGCGAGTTGAAAAGGATTGAGGACATGAGGACTGAGGACTTTGTACAATCTGCAGAAAAGAACCCTGCGTTGAGGCTGGCCGAGAGTACAGTGGTTAAGATCGAGGAAGGAAAGGAAGGGCACGTTACCATTACGCTGACGTACGACCAAAGAAGAGCGCAG GTGGAAGTAGACTCGACGGCGGACCATCCCTACTTCGTGATGGGGCACGGTTGGGCCAGTTGCAGCCCCGACAGGACCCTACAATGCCATGGACTGAAGGTGCACAAACTTCAG GTAGGAGACGTGATGGTGTCACTAGCACCCCGTGAACCCGCGTCGGCGACTTCCAGCTCTTCGAGGGGCACAACCATCATGACAACCGCTACCACCACCGCCATGTCGGCCCGCCAGTACTCCGGCAACTATAGCAACACCATGGTGACTAACAGCACCAGCACAAATCCGTTCATGCTGCCCTCGCCCAAGAACCACCATCATCGACCCCTGTCTCACTCGCCCCCCAAATCGGTGAGGTCCCCCGACTACGGCCAACCGATGGGGGGCTACTACGCGCCCCCTTCGGCACAACTGACGCCTCTGCCTCTGGACGCCGAGAGCAGGAAGAGGAGGTGGAGCGCCCCTGATGCCATCGAGGAAGAGGAGGAACTGGCGAAGAGGAGTAGGGTGGAATGA